From Brassica oleracea var. oleracea cultivar TO1000 chromosome C3, BOL, whole genome shotgun sequence, a single genomic window includes:
- the LOC106328185 gene encoding alpha-L-arabinofuranosidase 1-like has protein sequence MDTKSLKLLRSVCILSFLLGSCFLYQSLHVVVAAQEQQDTQPSVTLQVNASNVAGRLIPDTLFGIFFEEINHAGAGGLWAELVSNRGFEAGGQNTPSNIWPWSIVGDQSSIYVVTDRSSPFERNKIALRMDVICDSSGCPSGGVGVYNPGYWGMNIEEGKKYKVAFYVRSSDDIDLSVSLTSSDGTLTLASEKFIASTSDVSKWTKKEVMLEAKGTDHAARLQLTTTKKGSLWIDQVSAMPVDTYKGHGFRNDLYQMMADIKPRFIRFPGGCFVEGEWLSNAFRWKETVGPWEERPGHFGDVWKYWTDDGLGHFEFFQLAEDIGAAPIWVFNNGISHNDEVETASIMPFVQEALDGIEFARGDANSTWGSVRASMGRQEPFELKYVAIGNEDCGKTYYRGNYIVFYDAIKKAYPDIKIISNCDGSSSPLDHPADYYDFHIYTSASSLFSMYHQFDGTSRKGPKAFVSEYAVTGKDAGTGSLLAALAEAAFLIGLEKNSDIVEMASYAPLFVNTNDRRWNPDAIVFNSSHLYGTPSYWVQRFFAESSGSTLLSSELKGNSSSLVASVISWKNSSQDYIRIKAVNFGDNSVNLKVLVTGLDPNVMKVSGSKRTVLTSTNVMDENSFTQPEKVVPQESLLEMAEEDLTVVLPPHSFSSFDLLKESAKIRKPVSDSSYQKTSTM, from the exons ATGGATACGAAGTCTTTGAAGCTTCTCAGAAGTGTTTGCATACTTTCTTTCCTCCTCGGCTCTTGCTTTCTCTATCAAAGCCTTCATGTTGTTGTTGCTGCTCAAGAACAACAAGATACACAACCATCCGTGACTTTGCAAGTTAATGCTTCTAATGTAGCTGGACGACTCATTCCTGATACTCTCTTTGGCATTTTCTTCGAG GAGATAAACCATGCTGGTGCTGGTGGATTATGGGCTGAACTTGTTAGCAACAGAG GGTTTGAAGCTGGTGGGCAGAACACACCGTCTAACATATGGCCTTGGTCCATTGTTGGTGATCAGTCATCTATATATGTAGTTACGGACCGTTCATCACCCTTTGAACGTAACAAAATCGCTTTGAGAATGGATGTGATCTGTGATAGCAGTGGTTGTCCCTCAGGTGGTGTTGGAGTCTATAACCCTGGTTACTGGGGCATG AATATTGAAGAAGGAAAGAAGTATAAGGTGGCGTTTTATGTGCGTTCGAGTGATGATATTGATCTGTCTGTGTCGTTGACAAGCTCTGATGGAACGTTGACTCTTGCTTCTGAAAAGTTCAT AGCGTCTACTTCTGATGTTTCGAAGTGGACTAAGAAGGAGGTTATGCTGGAGGCGAAAGGGACAGATCATGCTGCAAGGCTTCAGTTAACAACAACCAAGAAAGGGTCATTATGGATTGACCAAGTCTCTGCCATGCCGGTTGATACTTACAAG GGACATGGCTTTAGAAACGATCTTTACCAAATGATGGCTGATATAAAACCTCGCTTCATCCGTTTCCCAG GTGGTTGTTTTGTTGAGGGTGAATGGTTAAGTAATGCATTCCGCTGGAAAGAAACGGTTGGTCCTTGGGAAGAGAGACCAGGACACTTTGGTGATGTTTGGAAGTATTGGACTGATGATGGCCTTGGCCACTTTGAGTTCTTTCAA TTGGCAGAAGACATTGGAGCAGCCCCAATATGGGTGTTTAACAACG GGATCAGTCACAATGATGAAGTTGAAACTGCCAGTATCATGCCCTTTGTCCAGGAAGCACTTGATGGTATAGAGTTTGCTAGGGGAGACGCTAACTCTACATGGGGGTCGGTTCGAGCTTCAATGGGACGCCAGGAGCCTTTTGAACTGAAGTATGTTGCTATTGGGAATGAGGATTGTGGAAAGACTTACTACAGAG GGAACTATATTGTGTTCTATGATGCTATCAAAAAGGCTTATCCAGATATCAAAATCATCTCCAATTGTGATGGATCATCTAGTCCTCTTGACCATCCTGCTGATTACTATGATTTTCAT ATATACACTTCTGCTAGCAGTTTGTTTTCAATGTATCATCAGTTTGACGGAACTTCACGCAAGGGTCCAAAG GCTTTTGTCAGTGAATATGCTGTGACTGGAAAAGATGCTGGTACAGGAAGCCTTCTCGCCGCTCTTGCTGAAGCTGCGTTTCTCATTGGTCTTGAAAAAAACAG TGACATTGTGGAAATGGCGAGCTATGCACCGCTCTTTGTGAACACAAACGATAGACG GTGGAACCCTGATGCAATAGTCTTTAATTCATCTCATTTATATGGGACTCCTAGCTATTGGGTCCAACGGTTCTTTGCGGAGTCAAGCGGATCAACTCTTCTCAGTTCGGAACTCAAGGGAAACTCCTCTTCTCTTGTAGCATCTGTGATCTCATGGAAAAACAGTAGCCAAGATTACATACGCATAAAG GCTGTAAACTTTGGAGATAACTCAGTGAACCTGAAGGTGTTGGTCACTGGATTGGATCCGAACGTGATGAAAGTTTCAGGATCAAAAAGGACAGTACTCACATCTACAAATGTGATGGATGAAAACTCCTTCACACAGCCAGAGAAG GTTGTGCCACAAGAAAGCTTGCTAGAGATGGCTGAGGAGGATCTTACCGTTGTTCTCCCGCCACACTCGTTCTCTTCATTTGATTTGTTGAAGGAATCTGCAAAGATTAGAAAGCCAGTTTCTGATTCTTCCTATCAGAAAACCTCAACTATGTGA
- the LOC106333995 gene encoding uncharacterized protein LOC106333995, whose product MQKIAMSRKEVIVCRGIWYVMALLSLFGLSISLNLLWPPGGKSPALSRFLRDGAVSATTFYAVTLLRYLLFTDTPSSNCYKDFTTDKERIPQVVFAEFSILALFCSPYLLVDHPDHDVWLYMSLFTISLFTGGIGLIQLSDKFRMDMKHAYITLLCGWLCWLFGSYVFIYLPSMAVAMIPIGVYWMFALSILLYNFCSEEFSINSSDSPLPT is encoded by the coding sequence ATGCAGAAGATTGCAATGAGTAGAAAAGAAGTGATTGTATGCCGAGGAATATGGTATGTAATGGCTCTACTCTCGCTCTTTGGCCTCTCCATATCACTCAATCTTCTCTGGCCACCTGGGGGAAAGTCACCAGCATTGTCTCGGTTCCTGAGGGACGGCGCGGTGAGTGCCACAACATTCTATGCGGTGACGCTACTCAGGTATCTCTTATTCACCGATACTCCCTCCAGTAATTGCTACAAGGATTTCACTACAGACAAAGAGAGGATTCCTCAGGTTGTGTTTGCGGAGTTTTCTATATTGGCGTTATTTTGTTCTCCTTATCTTTTGGTGGATCATCCTGATCATGACGTATGGTTATACATGTCGTTATTCACCATATCGTTGTTCACCGGTGGGATAGGTCTGATTCAGCTATCCGATAAGTTTAGGATGGATATGAAGCATGCTTATATCACGCTTCTTTGCGGTTGGTTGTGTTGGCTTTTTGGCAGTTATGTTTTTATTTACCTCCCCAGTATGGCCGTGGCTATGATTCCTATAGGAGTTTACTGGATGTTCGCCCTTTCTATCCTTTTGTATAATTTCTGCAGTGAGGAATTTTCTATAAATTCCAGCGATTCCCCTCTTCCTACTTAA
- the LOC106333387 gene encoding mannan endo-1,4-beta-mannosidase 3-like gives MKCLCLIVFLAFVITHSYNDLEVEAASSDGFVSRKGVQFILNGEPFYANGFNAYWLMYEATDPNTRYKVTHALENAAGQGLTIARTWGFRDGGYRALQTNLSSYDEQTFQGLDFSIAEAKRVGIKMIIAFVNNFPDFGGKKQYVAWAKDKGQAVTSEDDFYTNAFLKQAYMNHVKTVLNRVNTFTKVAYKDEPTIMAWELMNEPQCRADTSGKTLTAWISEMASYVKSLDSNHLLSTGSEGFYGQSTPQRMTSLNPVAANIVGSDFIANHNIDAIDFASVHSYPDTWFPKLDEKSLLDYLRKNLAGHIEDAQNVLKKPLILGEFGKPSDAPGYTQAQRDAVFTTAFDIIYVSAQKGGAAAGALFWHLISDDMNNFRDAYSISLSEKSSTINIIGQQSRKMNLIGGKGKPGRKNKI, from the exons ATGAAGTGTTTGTGTTTGATCGTGTTTCTAGCGTTTGTGATCACACACAGCTACAACGATCTAGAAGTAGAAGCTGCGTCAAGTGATGGTTTCGTGAGTAGGAAAGGAGTCCAGTTCATTCTGAACGGTGAACCATTTTACGCCAATGGATTCAATGCCTACTGGCTCATGTACGAAGCCACCGATCCGAACACAAGGTACAAGGTCACACATGCCCTTGAGAACGCGGCCGGTCAGGGTCTGACCATCGCACGCACGTGGGGATTCCGTGATGGCGGTTACCGTGCTCTCCAAACCAACCTTAGTTCCTACGATGAACAAACGTTTCAG GGTTTGGATTTTTCGATAGCCGAAGCAAAAAGAGTCGGTATAAAAATGATAATCGCATTTGTCAATAACTTTCCTGACTTCGGAGGAAAGAAACAATACGTGGCTTGGGCTAAAGATAAAGGCCAAGCCGTAACTTCCGAAGACGATTTCTACACCAACGCTTTTCTTAAACAAGCATACATGAACCACGTCAAG ACTGTGTTGAACAGAGTGAATACATTTACCAAAGTTGCATACAAAGATGAACCAACCATTATGGCTTGGGAGCTCATGAATGAGCCACAATGCAGAGCAGATACAAGTGGGAAAACCCTTACGGCCTGGATTAGTGAAATGGCTTCTTACGTAAAATCACTTGACTCAAACCATCTCCTATCTACCGGATCTGAAGGCTTCTATGGTCAATCAACTCCTCAAAGAATGACTTCTTTAAATCCGGTTGCAGCCAACATTGTTGGAAGCGATTTCATCGCTAATCACAATATTGATGCCATTGATTTCGCATCCGTTCACTCTTACCCTGACACATG GTTTCCTAAGTTAGATGAGAAATCTCTATTGGACTACTTAAGAAAAAATCTCGCAGGCCACATCGAAGATGCGCAAAACGTTCTTAAAAAACCTCTCATTCTAGGAGAATTTGGGAAACCATCGGATGCACCAGGCTATACTCAGGCTCAGAGAGATGCCGTCTTCACTACAGCGTTCGACATCATTTACGTGTCTGCCCAAAAAGGCGGTGCTGCTGCAGGAGCATTGTTTTGGCATCTTATTAGCGACGATATGAACAACTTCAGAGATGCCTACTCCATTTCACTTAGTGAAAAATCTTCGACTATTAATATCATTGGTCAGCAGTCACGAAAGATGAATTTGATTGGTGGAAAAGGAAAGCCAGGTCGCAAAAACAAAATTTGA
- the LOC106332153 gene encoding wound-induced protein 1-like — MRTLTGVSPTFEFVPLSVVSFGSTVIAEGCDVASSISWIHAWTVAHGIITQVREYSNTSLTVTRVGDVVAGRSAEIAPSHCPSVWESQFSGRAGKSVPGLVLAI; from the coding sequence ATGCGCACACTCACGGGAGTCTCTCCGACGTTTGAGTTCGTGCCTCTCTCCGTCGTCTCATTCGGATCCACCGTCATCGCCGAGGGCTGCGACGTTGCTAGCTCCATCTCTTGGATCCACGCGTGGACCGTCGCGCATGGGATAATCACTCAGGTGAGGGAGTACTCTAACACTTCTCTCACGGTTACACGGGTCGGTGACGTTGTTGCTGGACGGTCTGCTGAGATTGCGCCGTCGCATTGTCCATCCGTGTGGGAAAGCCAGTTCTCGGGTCGGGCTGGAAAGTCCGTACCGGGTCTGGTTCTTGCGATTTAA